In the genome of Mucilaginibacter terrenus, one region contains:
- a CDS encoding DUF4349 domain-containing protein gives MKTRTLILLGSIALLAACQGKHGDYEMANTDKRAFDSATADTAAADSAAIAKLVKTADISFKVKNVQQTGDTISALTARIGGMVMHHQMTSSVNNSEDIHVSGDSLMRVSAFSTSADMTVKVPSARLQEFMTKISHMGLYVTRRQMDIEDKSLDYLSTKLKLQSRKELVAQQKSGKVTIKDPQKVLWLKDDMTDGQIENQQIDQNVRYSNVSLAFFQSNTILKEMIANDDPSAYQLPFFKRLLMALANGWTIFVELILGLAYLWVLILAGVGLWIGYKTYKKNYPSPVSKSI, from the coding sequence ATGAAGACAAGAACCCTTATTCTGCTGGGAAGCATTGCTTTACTTGCAGCCTGCCAAGGCAAACACGGTGACTATGAAATGGCGAATACTGACAAACGTGCCTTTGACAGTGCCACGGCGGACACGGCAGCTGCGGACAGCGCTGCTATAGCCAAACTGGTGAAGACAGCTGATATAAGCTTTAAGGTTAAGAATGTACAACAAACCGGCGATACCATCTCTGCGTTAACGGCACGTATTGGTGGTATGGTTATGCATCACCAGATGACATCCAGTGTAAACAACAGCGAGGATATACATGTCAGCGGCGACTCATTGATGCGGGTATCTGCTTTTAGCACAAGTGCAGATATGACCGTTAAGGTACCATCTGCCAGGCTGCAGGAGTTCATGACCAAGATAAGCCACATGGGCCTGTATGTTACCCGGCGGCAAATGGACATTGAGGATAAATCTTTAGATTACTTATCAACCAAGCTGAAGTTACAAAGCCGTAAAGAACTGGTAGCACAGCAAAAAAGCGGTAAGGTAACGATAAAGGATCCGCAGAAAGTGCTCTGGCTGAAGGATGACATGACAGACGGACAAATTGAAAACCAGCAGATTGATCAGAATGTGCGATACAGCAATGTTAGTCTGGCGTTTTTCCAGAGCAATACTATATTGAAAGAAATGATTGCTAATGATGACCCTTCGGCATACCAGCTGCCTTTTTTTAAACGCCTGTTGATGGCCCTTGCAAACGGATGGACGATATTTGTTGAGCTTATTTTAGGGTTAGCGTATTTGTGGGTGCTGATACTTGCCGGCGTGGGCTTGTGGATAGGCTATAAAACTTATAAAAAGAATTACCCATCACCGGTAAGCAAAAGCATTTAA